The Kitasatospora sp. NBC_00374 genome has a segment encoding these proteins:
- a CDS encoding BTAD domain-containing putative transcriptional regulator, whose product MHGAALPGPGDGAERVALTVLGPLTALVDGRPVALGGPRQRAVLARLLVARGEVVPVDRLIEDLWSGRPPAKAAASLQAYVSNLRRLLEPGRGPREPARLLVSRAPGYALDLAAPAVDAWEFESGVREARGLLPFAAKVAENWAKPLSHSVDAALELWRGPALAEFADQPWALTEIARLGELHISARELAVEAALAEGRPGDAVPGARALVEEYPLREEGRRLLALALWGAGRQAEALDALRSARALLTEELGLDPHPALVDLEAAILTQRADLLPPAPATPAALQPAPRAGGRCGNGPPSPLFVGREEELGALRRAAREVEAEGHAVAVVSGEAGAGKSTLLGRLRGELRSAGWLVAGGRCPETEGAPPAWAWTEALRELAAQTHLPHVVARRLAPLLGGEPPHPAGGEPADALVGRFRLHRAVEDWLRRVAAERPVAVLLDDLHEADQETRALLAALAAAQLPGLLLVVAHRPGEGELTDILAVLARRSPYRLPLAGLAEEEAGRLIESVCSAEVDPRTVRALAERTGGNPFYLLESAQLLAGEGALVAVQEVPQGVRDVLRRRFSRLPGATVEVLRLAAVVGREAEVDLLLAASGQSEERLLDSLEAALVGGLLTEPRPGTVRFIHALVRDTLYADLSSLRRTRLHGRVAEALSTLHPDRLTALAHHYSRTASAATAEPAVDHCVRAAEAAERRYAHENCAALLRQALDALDLVPEGADDRPARRLALLGALLRAQVRAGAVAAALATRSAAVGLARESGREDLLIEAWTAWTEPTPWVAHPYGSVDQLAIDALTALLRRDDLPPVTRCRLLDALTYELDCSGSHGGREAGAEAVRIAREVGDPRLLARALAAQARVHDYEHDLDLRTEIADELIELAQEFDLPAYRWHAEHLHATAAAVRADLPGLRAHIDAGLRIAEAYGLPELVDVGLCQQGMMALIAGRPAEAEALYVRAVDGLRSRGSLHADGFDAVYRLTLAIQGGRLRDELPLVRAAAAIYGPLVDDALALALAQDGRIEEARAARTPGRPITLDYYRSFFLALRAMAVIALDERAEAAALLAELAELEHLVAGAASTSIALRPVALVRGELARYLGLAAEAAEHFRAAAEVARRWEAPHWEAEALRALAELGPDL is encoded by the coding sequence GTGCACGGAGCAGCCCTGCCCGGCCCGGGGGACGGTGCCGAGCGGGTCGCCCTCACGGTGCTCGGCCCGCTGACGGCCCTGGTCGACGGGCGCCCGGTCGCGCTCGGCGGCCCCCGGCAGCGCGCGGTGCTGGCCCGGCTGCTGGTGGCCCGCGGCGAGGTGGTCCCGGTCGACCGCCTGATCGAGGACCTGTGGAGCGGGCGCCCGCCCGCGAAGGCCGCCGCCTCGCTGCAGGCCTACGTGTCGAACCTGCGGCGCCTGCTGGAGCCCGGCCGCGGCCCGCGCGAACCGGCCAGGCTGCTGGTCAGCCGGGCCCCGGGGTACGCGCTGGATCTCGCGGCTCCCGCCGTGGACGCGTGGGAGTTCGAGTCCGGCGTCCGGGAGGCCCGGGGGCTGCTGCCGTTCGCCGCGAAGGTGGCGGAGAACTGGGCGAAGCCGCTCTCCCACTCGGTCGACGCCGCCCTGGAGCTGTGGCGCGGCCCCGCGCTGGCCGAGTTCGCGGACCAGCCGTGGGCCCTGACCGAGATCGCCAGGCTCGGCGAACTGCACATCTCTGCTCGCGAGTTGGCGGTCGAGGCGGCACTCGCCGAAGGCCGTCCCGGGGACGCCGTCCCGGGCGCCAGGGCGCTGGTCGAGGAGTACCCGCTGCGCGAGGAGGGCCGGCGGCTGCTCGCGCTCGCCCTGTGGGGCGCGGGCCGGCAGGCCGAGGCCCTGGACGCGCTGCGCAGCGCCCGGGCACTGCTGACCGAGGAGCTCGGCCTCGACCCGCACCCGGCACTGGTCGACCTGGAGGCGGCCATCCTGACCCAGCGCGCGGACCTGCTGCCGCCCGCCCCGGCCACGCCGGCCGCCCTCCAGCCGGCCCCGCGCGCCGGCGGCCGGTGCGGGAACGGCCCGCCCAGCCCGCTGTTCGTCGGCCGCGAGGAGGAGCTCGGCGCGCTGCGCCGGGCGGCCCGGGAGGTCGAGGCCGAGGGACACGCGGTGGCGGTCGTCAGCGGCGAGGCGGGCGCCGGAAAGTCCACCCTGCTGGGCCGGCTGCGCGGTGAACTCCGCAGCGCCGGCTGGCTGGTGGCCGGCGGGCGCTGCCCCGAGACCGAGGGTGCGCCACCGGCCTGGGCCTGGACCGAGGCGCTGCGCGAGCTGGCCGCCCAGACCCACCTCCCGCACGTCGTGGCCCGCCGGCTGGCCCCGCTGCTCGGCGGTGAACCGCCCCACCCGGCCGGCGGCGAGCCCGCCGACGCCCTGGTCGGCCGCTTCCGCCTGCACCGGGCCGTCGAGGACTGGCTGCGCCGGGTGGCGGCCGAGCGGCCCGTCGCCGTCCTCCTGGACGACCTGCACGAGGCCGACCAGGAGACCCGCGCCCTGCTCGCCGCGCTGGCCGCCGCCCAACTGCCCGGCCTGCTGCTGGTGGTGGCGCACCGCCCGGGGGAGGGTGAACTCACCGACATCCTGGCCGTGCTGGCCCGCAGGTCGCCGTACCGGCTGCCGCTGGCCGGCCTGGCGGAGGAGGAGGCCGGCCGGCTGATCGAGTCGGTCTGCTCGGCGGAGGTCGACCCGCGCACCGTCCGGGCGCTCGCCGAACGCACCGGAGGCAACCCGTTCTACCTGCTGGAGAGCGCCCAACTGCTCGCCGGGGAAGGCGCGCTGGTCGCCGTCCAGGAGGTGCCGCAGGGCGTCCGGGACGTGCTGCGCAGGCGGTTCTCCCGGCTGCCCGGGGCCACCGTCGAGGTGCTGCGGCTGGCCGCGGTGGTCGGCCGGGAGGCCGAGGTGGACCTGCTGCTCGCCGCCTCCGGCCAGAGCGAGGAGCGGCTGCTCGACTCCCTGGAAGCGGCCCTGGTCGGCGGCCTGCTCACCGAACCGCGCCCGGGCACCGTCCGGTTCATCCACGCCCTGGTCCGCGACACCCTCTACGCCGACCTGAGCTCGCTGCGCCGCACCAGGCTGCACGGCCGGGTCGCCGAGGCGCTGAGCACCCTGCACCCCGACCGGCTGACCGCGCTCGCCCACCACTACTCCCGGACCGCCTCCGCGGCCACCGCCGAACCGGCCGTCGACCACTGTGTCCGGGCCGCCGAGGCCGCCGAGCGCCGGTACGCGCACGAGAACTGCGCCGCGCTGCTCCGGCAGGCCCTGGACGCGCTGGACCTGGTACCCGAAGGCGCCGACGACCGCCCGGCCCGGCGGCTCGCCCTGCTCGGCGCGCTGCTGCGGGCCCAGGTCAGGGCCGGCGCCGTCGCGGCCGCGCTGGCCACCAGGTCGGCCGCCGTCGGCCTCGCCCGGGAGAGCGGCCGCGAGGACCTGCTGATCGAGGCCTGGACGGCCTGGACCGAGCCGACCCCCTGGGTGGCACACCCCTACGGCTCGGTCGACCAGCTCGCGATCGACGCGCTCACCGCCCTGCTGCGCCGGGACGACCTGCCGCCGGTCACCCGCTGCCGGCTGCTGGACGCGCTCACCTACGAACTCGACTGCAGCGGCTCGCACGGCGGGCGGGAGGCCGGGGCGGAGGCGGTCCGGATCGCCCGCGAGGTCGGCGACCCCCGGCTGCTCGCCCGCGCGCTGGCCGCCCAGGCCCGGGTGCACGACTACGAGCACGACCTGGACCTGCGCACCGAGATCGCCGACGAACTCATCGAGCTGGCCCAGGAGTTCGACCTTCCCGCGTACCGCTGGCACGCCGAGCACCTGCACGCCACCGCGGCCGCCGTCCGGGCCGACCTGCCCGGTCTGCGGGCCCACATCGACGCCGGCCTGCGGATCGCCGAGGCGTACGGGCTGCCCGAGCTGGTCGACGTCGGGCTGTGCCAGCAGGGCATGATGGCGCTGATCGCGGGCCGCCCGGCCGAGGCCGAGGCGCTGTACGTGCGGGCGGTGGACGGTCTGCGCTCGCGCGGGTCGCTGCACGCGGACGGGTTCGACGCGGTCTACCGGCTCACCCTGGCGATCCAGGGCGGCCGGCTGCGCGACGAACTGCCGCTGGTCCGGGCCGCGGCCGCGATCTACGGCCCGCTGGTCGACGACGCCCTCGCGCTCGCGCTGGCCCAGGACGGCCGGATCGAGGAGGCCCGGGCGGCGCGCACCCCCGGGCGTCCGATCACGCTCGACTACTACCGCTCCTTCTTCCTGGCGCTGCGGGCCATGGCGGTGATCGCCCTGGACGAGCGGGCCGAGGCGGCCGCACTCCTGGCGGAACTCGCCGAGCTGGAGCACCTGGTGGCAGGGGCCGCCAGCACCTCGATCGCGCTGCGCCCGGTGGCTCTGGTCCGCGGCGAACTGGCCCGGTACCTGGGGCTGGCGGCCGAGGCGGCCGAACACTTCCGGGCCGCCGCCGAGGTGGCCCGGCGGTGGGAGGCCCCGCACTGGGAGGCCGAGGCCCTCCGGGCTCTGGCGGAACTCGGCCCGGACCTCTAA